The Streptococcus sp. VT 162 genome has a window encoding:
- a CDS encoding glyceraldehyde-3-phosphate dehydrogenase, whose amino-acid sequence MTNYQNLVNGKWKSSENEIAIYSPINQEKLGTVPAMSQAEVDEAMKAARAALPAWRDLAPVERAAYLHKTADILERDKEKIGTILAKEVAKGIKAAIGEVVRTADLIRFAAEEGLRITGQAMEGGGFEAASKNKLAVVRREPVGVVLAIAPFNYPVNLSGSKIAPALIAGNVVMFKPPTQGSISGLLLAKAFDEAGIPAGVFNTITGRGSEIGDYIIEHKEVNFINFTGSTPIGERIGRLAGMRPIMLELGGKDAAIVLEDADLENAAKQIVGGAFSYSGQRCTAIKRVLVVESVADRLAELLQAEVAKLTVGDPFDNADITPVIDNASADFIWGLIQDAQEKGAKALSLIKRENNLIWPGLFDYVTRDMKLAWEEPFGPVLPIIRVADANEALEIANESEFGLQSSVFTNDFKKAFEIAEKLEVGTVHINNKTQRGPDNFPFLGVKGSGAGVQGIKYSIEAMTNVKSIVFDVR is encoded by the coding sequence TTGACAAATTATCAGAATTTAGTGAATGGAAAATGGAAATCATCAGAGAATGAAATTGCCATCTATTCTCCCATCAATCAGGAAAAGCTGGGGACAGTTCCCGCTATGAGTCAGGCTGAAGTAGATGAGGCTATGAAAGCAGCGCGTGCAGCTCTCCCAGCATGGCGTGATTTAGCACCCGTTGAGCGTGCAGCCTATTTGCATAAGACAGCAGACATTTTGGAACGTGATAAAGAAAAAATTGGTACAATTCTTGCCAAGGAGGTTGCAAAAGGGATTAAAGCAGCCATTGGAGAAGTAGTACGTACAGCAGATTTGATTCGTTTTGCTGCTGAGGAAGGTCTCCGTATTACTGGACAAGCAATGGAAGGAGGCGGTTTTGAAGCTGCAAGTAAAAACAAGCTAGCCGTTGTCCGTCGTGAGCCAGTTGGTGTCGTTTTAGCTATCGCGCCATTTAACTACCCAGTCAACCTTTCTGGATCTAAGATTGCTCCGGCTTTGATTGCAGGAAATGTCGTTATGTTCAAACCACCAACACAAGGCTCTATTTCTGGTCTCTTGTTGGCTAAAGCATTTGACGAAGCAGGAATCCCAGCAGGTGTCTTTAACACCATCACTGGACGTGGTTCTGAAATCGGAGACTACATCATCGAACACAAGGAAGTGAATTTCATTAACTTTACAGGTTCAACACCGATTGGTGAGCGTATTGGTCGTTTAGCTGGTATGCGCCCGATTATGCTTGAGCTTGGTGGAAAAGATGCTGCAATTGTCTTAGAAGACGCAGATTTAGAAAATGCAGCTAAGCAAATCGTAGGTGGTGCCTTTAGCTACTCTGGTCAGCGTTGTACCGCTATCAAACGTGTTTTAGTTGTGGAAAGCGTAGCAGACAGATTGGCAGAATTGCTCCAAGCTGAAGTCGCTAAGCTAACAGTGGGTGATCCATTTGACAATGCAGATATCACACCTGTTATTGACAATGCTTCAGCTGATTTCATCTGGGGATTGATTCAAGATGCTCAGGAAAAAGGAGCCAAAGCGCTCAGCCTAATCAAACGTGAGAATAATCTCATTTGGCCAGGACTTTTTGATTATGTCACAAGAGATATGAAATTAGCCTGGGAAGAACCATTTGGACCTGTTCTTCCAATTATTCGAGTTGCAGATGCCAATGAAGCACTTGAAATTGCTAATGAATCAGAATTCGGTCTTCAATCTTCAGTCTTTACAAATGACTTTAAGAAGGCATTTGAAATTGCTGAGAAACTTGAAGTTGGTACCGTTCATATTAATAATAAAACACAACGTGGACCAGATAATTTCCCATTCCTTGGTGTAAAAGGTTCTGGTGCAGGAGTGCAAGGAATTAAATATAGTATCGAAGCGATGACAAATGTTAAATCCATTGTTTTTGATGTGAGATAA
- a CDS encoding glycogen branching protein (catalyzes the transfer of a segment of a 1,4-alpha-D-glucan chain to a primary hydroxy group in a similar glucan chain): protein MNNQEALRTFTTGENFHLQHYLGAHREEKNGEIGYTFRVWAPNAQAVHLVGDFTNWVENQIPMVRNEAGVWEVFTSQAQEGQIYKYHITRANGHQIMKIDPLAVFFEARPGTGAVLTNIREKKWKDGLWLARRKRLGFFERPVNIYEAHAGSWKRNPDGSPYTFSQLKDELIPYLVEMNYTHIEFMPLMAHPLGLSWGYQLMGYFAFEHSYGTPEEFQDFVEECHINNIGVIVDWVPGHFTINDDALAYYDGTPTFEYQDHNKAHNYGWGALNFDLGKNEVQSFLISSIKFWIDFYHLDGIRVDAVSNMLYLDYDNAPWTPNKDGGNLNYEGYYFLQRLNTVIKLAHPDIMMIAEESSSATKITGMKEMGGLGFDYKWNMGWMNDILRFYEEDPIYRKYDFNLVTFSFMYVFNENYLLPFSHDEVVHGKKSMMHKMWGDRYNQFAGLRNLYTYQICHPGKKLLFMGSEYGQFLEWKSEEQLEWSNLEDPMNAKMKHFTSQLNQFYKDHRCLWEIDTSYDGIEIIDADNRDQSVLSFIRKGKKDEMLVCVFNMAPVERKDFTIGLPVAGIYEEVWNTELEEWGGVWKEHNQTVQTQEGLWKDYEQTLTFTLPAMGASIWKIKRRLKPAKK from the coding sequence ATGAATAATCAAGAAGCATTAAGAACCTTTACTACAGGTGAGAACTTTCACCTTCAGCATTATTTAGGAGCGCATAGAGAGGAGAAAAACGGAGAAATTGGCTATACCTTTAGGGTTTGGGCGCCAAATGCACAAGCAGTTCATCTAGTTGGTGATTTTACGAATTGGGTTGAGAATCAGATTCCCATGGTTCGTAATGAAGCAGGTGTTTGGGAAGTCTTTACAAGTCAAGCCCAGGAAGGTCAGATTTATAAATATCATATCACGCGTGCAAATGGTCACCAGATTATGAAGATCGATCCGTTGGCAGTTTTTTTTGAAGCTAGACCGGGTACAGGAGCTGTTTTGACCAATATCCGTGAAAAGAAATGGAAAGATGGCCTTTGGCTAGCACGTCGCAAACGTCTGGGATTTTTCGAGAGACCAGTTAATATATATGAAGCCCATGCAGGATCTTGGAAGAGAAATCCAGATGGAAGTCCCTATACTTTTTCGCAACTGAAAGACGAGTTGATTCCATACTTAGTTGAGATGAACTATACACATATTGAGTTCATGCCTTTAATGGCTCACCCACTTGGATTGAGCTGGGGCTATCAACTTATGGGTTACTTTGCTTTTGAACATTCCTATGGTACACCTGAGGAATTCCAAGATTTCGTTGAAGAGTGTCATATAAATAATATCGGTGTTATCGTCGACTGGGTTCCAGGTCATTTCACTATTAATGATGATGCATTGGCATATTATGACGGTACACCAACTTTTGAATACCAAGACCACAACAAGGCTCATAACTATGGTTGGGGTGCGCTGAATTTTGACCTCGGGAAAAATGAGGTCCAGTCTTTCCTGATTTCAAGTATTAAATTTTGGATTGATTTTTACCACTTAGATGGTATTCGGGTCGATGCAGTGAGCAATATGCTGTATCTAGATTATGATAATGCTCCTTGGACTCCAAACAAAGATGGTGGAAACCTTAACTACGAGGGTTATTATTTCCTTCAACGGTTGAACACAGTGATTAAGTTAGCTCATCCAGACATCATGATGATTGCAGAAGAAAGTTCATCAGCGACAAAGATTACTGGTATGAAAGAAATGGGTGGCCTTGGATTTGACTATAAATGGAATATGGGCTGGATGAACGACATTCTCCGTTTCTACGAGGAAGATCCGATTTATCGCAAGTATGACTTTAATCTTGTGACTTTCAGCTTTATGTATGTTTTCAATGAAAACTATCTCCTGCCTTTCTCACATGATGAAGTGGTTCATGGCAAAAAGAGTATGATGCATAAGATGTGGGGGGATCGCTACAATCAGTTCGCAGGTCTGCGCAATCTCTACACCTATCAAATTTGTCATCCAGGTAAGAAACTCTTGTTCATGGGTAGTGAGTACGGGCAATTCCTCGAGTGGAAGTCTGAGGAGCAGTTGGAATGGTCTAATCTAGAAGATCCGATGAATGCCAAGATGAAGCATTTCACTTCACAACTGAATCAATTCTATAAAGACCATCGCTGTCTGTGGGAAATTGATACTAGTTATGATGGTATCGAGATTATCGATGCTGATAATAGAGATCAGAGTGTCCTTTCCTTTATTCGTAAGGGCAAGAAAGACGAAATGTTAGTATGTGTCTTTAATATGGCACCAGTTGAACGTAAGGACTTTACGATTGGTTTACCTGTTGCAGGTATTTACGAAGAAGTTTGGAATACAGAATTAGAAGAATGGGGAGGTGTGTGGAAAGAGCACAATCAAACAGTTCAGACTCAAGAAGGCTTATGGAAAGATTATGAGCAGACTTTGACCTTTACCTTGCCTGCCATGGGAGCAAGCATCTGGAAGATCAAGCGTCGTTTGAAACCAGCTAAGAAATAA